A region from the uncultured Holophaga sp. genome encodes:
- a CDS encoding ribonuclease HII, with the protein MSAPMKRNPLDWDLGNVPPGIAWGGVDEAGRGAWAGPVVAACVVLEPGVVAHWGHVLRGARDSKQLSPEKREALASELKMILPAWSVAEVDNLGIDRENILEATRDAMRQAVRSVSLPPRIVLVDGDKAPGSGLPERLVVDGDTLSCAIACASILAKTHRDALLVAMDLEYPGYGFAQHKGYGTPAHRSALKTLGTCAVHRLSYAPVRALLREDANLPPLLMGSLEACQSVETLQAWVGASLRPAYGRLRPEWVEELRRAYGDRLAKLAMEPGVG; encoded by the coding sequence ATGAGCGCACCGATGAAGCGCAACCCCCTTGATTGGGACCTCGGCAACGTCCCCCCTGGCATTGCCTGGGGAGGGGTGGACGAGGCCGGACGGGGGGCGTGGGCGGGCCCTGTGGTGGCAGCCTGCGTGGTCCTGGAGCCCGGAGTCGTGGCCCACTGGGGGCATGTCCTGCGAGGTGCCCGGGACAGCAAGCAGCTCTCGCCGGAAAAGCGGGAGGCCCTGGCTTCGGAACTGAAGATGATCCTGCCCGCCTGGTCCGTGGCCGAGGTGGACAACCTGGGCATCGACCGGGAGAACATCCTGGAGGCCACCCGGGACGCCATGCGCCAGGCTGTCCGCTCGGTCTCCCTCCCGCCACGGATCGTCCTCGTGGATGGTGACAAGGCCCCAGGCTCCGGGCTCCCGGAGCGTCTGGTGGTGGACGGGGACACCCTGAGCTGCGCCATCGCCTGCGCCTCGATCCTGGCCAAGACCCACCGGGACGCCCTCCTGGTGGCCATGGACCTGGAATACCCTGGCTATGGCTTCGCCCAGCACAAGGGCTACGGCACGCCTGCACACCGGAGCGCATTGAAGACCCTGGGCACCTGTGCGGTCCACCGGCTCAGCTATGCCCCGGTGCGAGCCCTCCTCCGCGAGGACGCAAACCTCCCCCCGCTCCTGATGGGTTCCCTGGAGGCCTGCCAGAGCGTGGAGACCCTCCAGGCCTGGGTGGGTGCATCTCTGCGTCCCGCCTACGGACGGCTCAGGCCCGAGTGGGTTGAGGAGCTGCGCCGGGCCTATGGGGACCGCTTGGCCAAGCTGGCCATGGAACCTGGAGTGGGCTGA